TCACGCGTCCGGACTACGTCATGTACACCTGGAAGAAGGGTGACGACGGCAAGTACAACTACTTCCAGAACGAGTAGTTCTGATTTCGGACCTTGTGTCTGACTGGTTGGGGCCCGGCGAGCGATCGCCGGGCTTTTCTTTTTAGTGAGGTGTCGGCGCAGCGGTCGGCTATTTCAGCAGCGTGTCTCTGAGTGAGGAGACCTCTGCGCGCAGTCGCTCGAGATCGTCGGCGCCGAGCTTGGTCGCTTCGGTGAGACCGCGCGGCACTTCCACTGCCTTTTGCCGCAAGGCCTTGCCCATGTCGGTCAATTGCACCCGGACCTGCCGCTCGTCCGCCTTGTCGCGCACACGGGCGATGTAGCCGGCGGCCTCCAGGCGCTTCAGCATCGGCGTCAAAGTGCTCGATTCCAGGAAGAGCCGTTCACCGAGGCTGCCGACCGTCTGGTCGTCTTTCTCCCACAACAGCACCATCACCAGATATTGCGGGTAGGTGAGATCAAGTTCCTCCAGCAGCGGCTTGTAGATGCGCGTGAAGGCGTGGTTTGCAGAATAGACCGCAAAACAGAGGAAGCTGTCGAGCGCCAGCATCGCCTCGTCGTTCTTGGAGTTGGTGTCAGTCATCGCTTTCTCCTGTCATGCGTTCAAAATAAATCGTTCACGATATAATCGCAAGGCATTGACAGTGGTGCGGTCGCAATATAAATGTTGTGCACGATCTAATCGATGGCGATATAAACGTATATAAATCGTGCGCGATTTAATCGCTAGAAACTTAACTGTAGCGCGGCACGACCGCGGGGAAGAAGGAGCGTTCCATGAGCAAGGCAATCAGCAAGACCGAAGCCAACAGCATCTCCCGCCGCAGCGTTCTCTCGGCCGCCTTTGGCGCTGCCGCCACGGCAGCCGCGGTCAATGGCATCAACACGCCGGCCAAGGCCGCATCCAACACCGCATCAACCGCCGATGCGTCCGGCACGAAGGGAGCAAACACCATGGGCAGCCGCATCATCACCCGCGATGGCGTCGAGATCTATTACAAGGACTGGGGTCCGAAGGATGGCCCGGTCGTCGTGCTCAGTCACGGTTGGCCACTGTCGTCGGACAGCTGGGAAGCGCAGGCCTTTCACCTTGCCGCCAACGGCTTCCGCGTCGTCACCCATGACCGCCGTGGCCATGGCCGCTCGTCGCAGCCCTGGGACGGCAACGACATGGATCACTATGCCGACGATCTCGCGGACCTGATCAACGCGCTCGATCTGAAGGGCATCTTCCTCGCCGGGTTTTCGACCGGCGGCGGCGAGATCAGCCGCTATATCGGCCGCCATGGTACGAGCCGGGTCGCCAAGGCCGGCCTGATTTCGGCGGTGCCGCCGCTGATGGTCAAGACCGACAAAAATCCTGGTGGTCGGCCGAAGGAGGTGTTTGACGGCCTGCAGGCGGCAAGTCTCAAGGATCGCTCGAAGCTCTACCGCGACATCGCGTCCGGTCCGTTCTTCGGCTTCAACCGGCCGGGGGCTGTCGCCTCTCAAGGCATGATCGACAGTTTCTGGCTGCAGGGCATGATGGCCGGCCACAAGAATACCTATGACTCGATCGTCGCCTTCTCGCAGACCGACTTTACCGAGGACCTGAAGAAGTTCGATGTGCCGACGCTGATCATCCATGGCGACGACGACCAGATCGTGCCGATCGATGCGGCGGCGAGAGCCTCGAAGACGCTGGTGCCGCATGCGGAGCTCAAGGTC
The nucleotide sequence above comes from Ensifer sp. PDNC004. Encoded proteins:
- a CDS encoding MarR family winged helix-turn-helix transcriptional regulator: MTDTNSKNDEAMLALDSFLCFAVYSANHAFTRIYKPLLEELDLTYPQYLVMVLLWEKDDQTVGSLGERLFLESSTLTPMLKRLEAAGYIARVRDKADERQVRVQLTDMGKALRQKAVEVPRGLTEATKLGADDLERLRAEVSSLRDTLLK
- a CDS encoding alpha/beta fold hydrolase; the protein is MGSRIITRDGVEIYYKDWGPKDGPVVVLSHGWPLSSDSWEAQAFHLAANGFRVVTHDRRGHGRSSQPWDGNDMDHYADDLADLINALDLKGIFLAGFSTGGGEISRYIGRHGTSRVAKAGLISAVPPLMVKTDKNPGGRPKEVFDGLQAASLKDRSKLYRDIASGPFFGFNRPGAVASQGMIDSFWLQGMMAGHKNTYDSIVAFSQTDFTEDLKKFDVPTLIIHGDDDQIVPIDAAARASKTLVPHAELKVYAGAPHGITDTHKDQLNADLLAFAKA